In the genome of bacterium, the window CAACTCGGGCGGGGCTTCGGGCGAGAACGACTTCGCCGAGGCCGTCAAGACGGCCGTCATCAACAAGCGCGCCGGCGGCATGGGGCTCATCTCGGGCCGCAAGGCCTTCCAGCGCCCGATGGAAGAGGGCGCCAAGCTCCTGCAGACCATCCAGGACGTCTATCTTTGCAAGGATGTGACCATCGCCTAGGACGGCCTTTTCAAGCCGTCCCGACCCCCTGGCCCGCAAGGGCCCGGGGGTTTTTTATTGCCAAAAATGTGGGAAAATAAAGGGGAAATCAAGCTTCAAGGAGGGTCCCATGGCGCAACCCGTGGAAGTGACGGTCGTGATCGGGCACCGGGGCGGAGGGCAGGTCCTGGGGGTCTTCACCGACGGGAACAAGGTGCGGGCCATGAAGGAGATGGTCGAGGCCTTCAACGAAAAAGGCTATGTCAGCTTCGAGAAGGTCCGGCTGGACGAGTTCCAGATCAAGAAATTCGGGCTCTACTTCCGCTGAAGTTCAGCGGAGGGTCTTCCCCGTCCTCGCGTCCAGGAGCATTCGGGAGCTGTCCTCGAAGAAAAGTTCCAGTTCCTGGCGGTCGTCCAGGATCATCAGGGAAACGTGGCTTCGTCCGCCGTTCACGCCCTTGGGGCTGGTGATCTTCCTCTGCCAAAGGAGACGCCCCGTCGGCACGTCCGAAACGCGGATCTTCTGGTGGCCGTAGGTGATGGAAGGGTCCACCTCGACCAGGAAGTTCCCCTCCAGGAGGGGCTCGGTCCGCTCGGACAGGTCGTCCTCGTCCTTCCCTTCCTTTTTCTTGGGCAGGTCCTTCCGTTTGAACTTGTCGGTCATCAGGGACCGGCCGTTGCGGCGGTCCAATACGAACCATTCCCCGCGCTCGTTCTGGAGCACCAGCCGGTTGGGTTCGTCCAGGTACATCTGCTGGAGATAGATCTGCTGGACGTCCTGTTCCACTTCCGGGTCCAGCTTCACCTGGTAAAGGTATCTTTCCCAGACCAGGTCCCCGGTCACCTTCAGGTAGGCCGCCACATGGCCGCCCTTATAGACCTGTTTCTTATCGGGAGTGCTGTTCTCGCGGACCACGAAACGATAGACCCCGTCATCCACCGGGTAAAGGAAAGGGGGCGGTGTCCGCTTGGCGGACAGGGACGCCGCCAGCGAAAGCAGGATCAATAGGAATGAAAACCTTTTCACGGTCCCTCCCGGAGGGCTTAGTTTAACCAGAGGGAGGGGAAGCTCAAAGATATTTGGGCCGGCAAGGTCCCCACGGAAAGACCGGTTTAACGGATCAACAACGATCCCGCGATATCGATCGGGGTCAAGGGACCGGGGCGAACTTCAACACGCGGTTGCCGCCGGAATCGGTCTCGTAAATGTTCCCCGCCGGGTCCAAGGCGATCCCGCCGCCGTAAACGCTGCCGTCCCCGAACTCGTAGAGGAACCCGCCCGTGGAGGTGAATTTGGCGATCTGCCCGCCATAGCGGCCCACCACATAAACGTTCCCCGTGGGATCCAGCATGATGGCCGAAAGTCCGTCCACACCCGGGACGCTGAACTGGGACAGGTAGTTATAGTTGCTCCCGTCGAAGGTATAGATGTTCACGTAATTGCCGTTGTCGATGCCGTAAACGGTGACCCCGTCGGAAGTGGCCGCCACCCCCACCAGGTTCCCGAAGTATCCGGGTCCGTTGCAGCATCCGGCCCACTGGGTGACCGAGGAGCCGAGGTCATTCAGTTCGATCAGGTGGTTGTAACCGATCCCCCCACCTTGGGCCACGAAGACATGGCCCGCGGTATCGGGGGCGATGCCCGAGGGGCTGTTGACAAAGGTCCCCCAGGCGAAGGAATAGCTGCCGCCGTTCTGGTAGAAGGCCTGGGCCTGCTGGGCCTGGCCGTTGTCCGTGGTATAGACCGTGGTCCCCGCCGCGTTGACCGACAAGGCTTCCGGGAAATACTGGATCCCGCCCGATCCGGCGAATTGGGTCAGATAGTTCCCCAAGGGATCGAATTTCAGCATCCGGTGATTGTAGCTGTCGGCCACATAAACGTTACTGCTCCCATCGACGGCGATCCCCGTGGGGTTATTGAAGGAATCGCTTCCATTGAAGGTCGTCCAGGTCGTGGAGAGGACGTAGGGCGGCGTGGGAGTGACCGTCGGGGTCAGGGACGGCGTGGGGGTGTTGGTGATGGTAGGGGTCGCGGTCGGGGAACCCGGCGTGGGTGTGATATAGCCGCCCGCCGCGGACCCATATTTGACCACCTGCCCGTTGCCGGAATCGGAAACGAACACATTGCCCGCGTCGTCCACCGCGACCCCCGAGGGATAGGACAGGTAGTTGCTCGGGCTGGTGGTGTTCCATTGGGTCAGGTATTGGCCGCTGGTGTCGAATTCCTGGACACGGGCGTTATATCCGTCGGACACATAAACATGGCCCGAGGCGTCGACCGCCACGCCATTGGGGCCGTTGAATTTCCCGGCCTGGCCGCCGTTCCCGCCCCATTGAAGGAGGAAATGGCCGGTCCCATCGAACTTTTGGATGCGGTTGTTGTAACTATCGACCACGTAGACATTCCCCGCCGTGTCGCAAGATATCCCGCCGGGGTTCGAGAACTGGCCGGGCCCCGAGCCATGACCGCCCCATTGGCCCAGGAAGACCCCTTGGCCGTTGAACCGCTCGACGCGGTCGTTATCACGGTCGGATACATAGACCTGCCCCGAGGGACCGACGGCGACAGCGGCGGCCACTTCGAATTGGCCCGACCCGGACCCCTCGGTCCCGAAGGACCGCAGGAAATTACCGGCCGGATCGTACTTCACCACCCGATGGTCCTCGGAATCGGCCACATAGAGATTTCCGGCGTTGTCCACCGCCACCCCGTAATCGTTGTAGAAACCGTTGAATTGGGTCACGGCGTTGTAGTTCACCCCATCGAAAGTATTGAACTTCCAGGCCAGTCCGTTCCCGGCGTCGGCCACATAAAGGTTCCCCGAATGGTCCAGGGCCAGGCCATTGGGATCGCCGAAATGATCGATCGGGCCCGGACCGCCACCGGTCCAGGAAGTCACATAGGCGGGCGGGTTGGCCGAGGCCAGGGTGGAGGGGCCTTGGAGCACCAGGTGGTAATGACCGTCCGAGCCGGGCCGGTTGGAGGCCACCACCACGTAATAGTCCGAGTCCCCGCTCAGGGTCTCCAGCAGCTGATTGGGGCTGGAGTTGTCGTCGGAGGAATCGATGAAATTCCCGCTCCCGTCCAACAGGTCGAACCCGACGCTGTCCCAACCGCCCTTGTCGTCATAACAATCCACCGCGATCCTGTAGAGGCCGTTGTCCACCGCCGTGAAGCGCCAGACGTTCTGCTGGTCGCCCAGGTAATAGCGGACATTGCCCGACCCGACCGCATCGCCTCCCGACCCGAGGGTCCCCAGGTAGGTGTTGTTGGCCAGGTTGTTCCCGTCGTTGGAGGCCGGGTCGATGGAAAGGGGAGTGGAGGCCGGCGACAGGCCGCATAGGGGCAGGAAGACCGACGCCTTGAGGACGAAAGGCCCTTGGTCGTAATCGTAATCCGAATCCACGACCAGGTAATAGGTCCCGGCCGCCAGACGCGGCGTCACCATCGAGATCAAGTAACCGTTCGCGAGATAGGACACGGCGGAACTGTCCACCAGGGAGATGGTCGTGGTGGGATCGTCCGGTTTCGTGCGCAGGTAAAGCATGGCGCTATTGGAGTTGGAGGTGAGTTGGAACAGGAGCTCCTTCGCCTGGGCCAGCGTGAACTTGAAGACCCGGTCCGGGCCGTCCACGCCCCAATAGGCCGGAGAACCACCGACCGTCGCGAATTCGCTGTGGTTGTTGGGAGCCCCGGTGGTGTCCCCCGTCACGGGGGCCCCGTCGATGTTCCCGGTGATGTCCGCCACCTGGGTCGGACCCGGGGTCGGGCTGTTGGTGGGGGTGGCCGTGAGGGTGGGCGTGAAGGTCGGGGTATCCGCGAGCCCCTGTCCCTTGAGGACCAGGCGGTAATCCCCGTCGTTGCCGTCGGACAGGGCATAGACCACCAGATAGTAGGTGCCGGGGCCCAGGGCGCCGGAGCCATCGTCCACGGGATGCCCGCCCTCAACGGTCGCCCGTTGGTTCCCCTGGGCGTCATAGACCTCGAAACCGAGCAGGGCCTTGCCGGAGGCGTCATCGAAGTCGTCGAGGATCCCCTCGACGTTCTCCCCGGGATAGGCCACGGTGAACTTCCAGACGTTCACGGGTTTGAGCCAATACTTCACATTGCCCAGGCCCACCAGGTCCCCGCCATCGGGCAGGGTCCCCAGGTCGGTGGCGTTCGTGAAGCCCACATCATCCAGGTTCGTCACCCCCGAGGACAGGGGGGAGGAAACGGGGCTGTAGGGGCCCGCCTGGGGCGTGAAGGGAGAGACCACCAGCGAGAAGGCCCCGTATTCACCGAGCCCGAACCCGTCCACCACAATGGTGTAATCCCCGGCGGGGAGCACCCCGGTGACGAGGCTGGAGGAAAGGGCGGGATCGGACAAGGACCCGCCGCAATAGGAAGAGTCATCGGCGAAATCGATCACCTGCTGGGTCCCGTCGAGGACGTAAAGGGCGCTGTCGAACCCGGAACCGCAAAGCGAAAGGAACAGGGCCTGGGGCGAGGAGAGGTGGACCTGATAGGCCCGGTCGGGCGCCCCTTGGCCCCAGATATCCCCGTTGACCGTGACCGAACGGGCGTCCGAAAGTCCGGTCGTGTCCCCGGTGAAGGTCACCGGGACCCCACCCACCCCCACTGGCGTGGAGGTCGATGTGACGGTCGGAGTGAAGGTCGCGGTGGGGGAATCGGTGGGGGTCGGGGTATCGGTGGGGGTCGAGCCGTCGGGGGTCTGGGTGGCGGTGAATGTCGGGTAAGGCGTGGAGGTGGCCGTCCCCACCGGGACCGACTGGCCGAATTTCTGGATGAGGTTGTTGTAGGTATCCACCACATAGACCGAGCCGTCCGGTCCCAGGGCGACGCCGTTGGGATAGTAGAACTGGCCGCTTCCATAGCCATAACCGCCCCACTGCGCCAGCAGGTTCCCGTTCAGGTCCAATTCGGACAGGTTGTAATAGGTGGTCACGAAAAGGTGCCCGGCCCCGTCGACCGCCAGCCCATAGCCTTGTCCCAGGCCGCCCGGGATGTCCGATCCGACGGCGTTCGAATAGCTCCGGCCGCCGTTCTGGGGCTGGTATTTCATGACCTGGGAGGTGTTGTCACCGACCACATAGACCGCCCCGGAGCCGTCCACGGCGATCCCGCGCGGCGGATAGTAGCGGCCTTTGCTGCTCGGGCTCGGGTTCAAGGTCCCCCATTGGACGATGAATCGGCCCTGGGCGTCGAACTTCTGGATCCGGTAGTTGTTCGTGTCGGACACATAAAGGTTCCCCGCGCCGTCCACCGCGAGCCCCGAAGGCGTGTTGAACTGGCCCTGCTTGGCCCCATACACCCCGTTGGTCCCCAGCCAGCCATCGGGCGTGCCGTCGGCCTTGAACTTCTCGATCCGGTGGTTGTAGGAATCCGCCACGTAGATGTTCCCCCAAGGATCGACCGCGATCCCGTTGGGGCCCGAGAACTGGCCCGAACCCGACCCGGGACCATAGCCCAGGTCGCCCAGGTAGTTGCCGTAGGGGTCGAATTTTTCCACCCGCCCATTGACCGAGTCGGTCACGTAAAGGACCGTGCCGGCCGGGTTCATGGCCGCGCCCAAGGGATAATAGAAGGGATCGTAAAGCGCGCCCCACTGGGTCAGGAAAGGCGGCGGGGCCAAGGGAACGCCCGGCGTGGGGGTGTCCGTCGGGGTGAGGGTGTCGGTCGGGGTGCCGGTGGGCGTCGGAACGGCCCCCGCCTCGACGACCAGGCGGTAGTCCCCGTCGGTGCCGTTGGCGTTGCTATAGACCACCACTAAGTAATCGCCCGCGGGCAGGGTCTCGCCCAGACCGTTGGGATAGGTGGTATCGGCGGAGGAGTCGTAGAAGGACCAGGAATTCTCCCCGCCCTGCCACTGGTAAAGGTCGAAGCCCATGCGCTGGGGATGGGTGCCGTCGTCGTAGCAATCCAAGGCCATGTTGTAGAAAAGACCGTCGTCGGGGGCGTGGAAGAACCAGGAATCGGTCCCATCCCGGTAGAAGCCCACACTTCCCTTGCCCACGACCGTCTGCCCGGCGGAAAGCGAGGAAGAAAGGGTCGTATAGCTCGTGTAGCCGTAATTGTAATCGTTGGGTTCGACCTCCTGGACCGGCGCCTGGGTGCCGTAATAGCCGCATCCCAGTTGGAAGGTCTGGAGGGACAGGCGGAAGGGCCCTTGGGCGTCCTCATTCCTTCCGTCCAGGATCAGGTAGTAGGTTCCCGGCTTCAAGGTCCGGGTGACCATGATCGGATCCTCGGATTCCGGATCGTCCGCCAGGGCCAGGACCGAGGAGGGGTCGTTCAGCTTGGTGCGCAGATAGACCGTGAAGTCCACCGACCGGCCATAGGGCCCGAAGTCGATCTTCAGGGCCTTGGGCTGGGTCAAGGTGAAACGATAGGCGATATCGGGGGCTCCATCCCCCCAGGTTTCCACGTAGGTGCCCTCGCCCACGATGGTGGCCGATTGGTTGTAGTTGTCCGGATGGCCCGTGGTGTCGTCCAGGATCTCCGGTCCGTCGATATTGGCGGTGATGTCCTGGATCACCTGCGTCGGGGCCGGGGTCGGGGTCCCGGTGGGGGTGAGGAAGGTGGAGGAGGTGTTCTGGACCACCAGGCGGTAGTTGCCGTCGGACCCGTCGGCGGCCGAATAGACCGCGATCTTGAGGACCTGGCCCGTGGTCATGTTCATCAGCACCTGGTTCGACGGGGTGCCGTCGCCCGAGGCGCCCAGGAACCGGTCCGAGCCGTCGTAGAGGTCGAAGGCGGCCAGGTCCTTGCCCGTTCCGTCGTCATAGCCGTCCACGGTAATGAGGTAGGTCCCGTCGGACCCGGCGGTGAACTTCCAGGTATTGACGGGGTTCAGGTGGTCGTTCACGTTGCCCGTGCCGGCGGCGTCCAGGCCCGAGGAGACGGTCCCCAGGTCGGTGGCGTTCGTGAAGTAGGCGTCATCGATGTCGGTCACGCCCGAGGAGAGCGGGGAGGCCCCGGTGGCCACGGTGGTCAAGGGACTGAAGGGCGCCAGGACCAGGCTATAGGCCCCGAAGTCGCCGGACCCGAAGCCGGTCACCACCAGGCGGTACTGGCTGGCCGCCGAGAGGGTCCCGGTCACCAGGGAGCTGGCCGGGGTCCCGCAATAGGGCGAATCGTCCGCCAGTGAGATCACCGAGGTTCCCGAGGCATCGGTCAGGTAAAGGACGCTGTCGAAGGGAGCGCCGCAAAGGCTGATGAAATATTGGCCGTCGGCGGGCGGGGTGAAGGTATAGACCGCCTGTCCGGACCCCAGGCCGAAACCGTCCCCGCCCACGGTCACCCCGGCGCCGGGGAAGGCCCCGGTGGTGTCGCCCGGCACCGGCAGGCCGGAGGTGATGTGGGAACTGACGTCCTGGTCCGGCAGGGGCGTGGAAGTCGCGGTGGCCGTCGGGGTGGAGGTCGCCGTAGGAGTCAGGGTCGGGGTGGCGGGCAAGGAGGAAACGGAGAACTTTTGGACCCGGTTATTGGAATAATCGGTCGCGTAGATGTTCCCGAAGGCGTCCGAGACCACGGTGTTGGCGTTGTAGAACTGTCCCGAGCCCGTCCCGTAACTTCCCCACTTCCCGATGAAGTTCCCTTGTCCGTCGAACTCCTGGATGCGCTCGTTGTTGGCGTCCGCCACGAAGACGTGGCCCGAGGGATCGATGGCGATGTTGTAGGGGCCGTTGAATTGGCCGTCCCCGGCCCCCGTGATCCCCCATTGGGCGATCGGGCTGCCCGCGGGATCCCATTTCACGATCTCGTTGGCCCCATACATCGAAATGAAGAGGTTCCCGGCCCCATCCACCGCCACACCGGTCGGGTAGGAATAGTAGGGATAGACATAGGTGGACCACTGGGTCAGGAACCCGCCGGCCGCGTTGAATTTCTTGATGTAATAGTTGTTGGTGTCCGCCACATAGAGGTTCCCCGCGGCGTCCAGGCTCACCTGTTCCGGATAGTAAAGCCCCGTGATGGTGCCCACCGTCACGAACTGGCTCCCGTTCCAGCCGTAGATCCCGATGCTGTTGTAATTGTTCTCGGCATATATCGTGGTCCCCGCGCCATTGGCGGCCATGATCCCCGTATATCCCACGGTCACCTGGGTCACCGGCGCCCCATAGACCCCGCCCGAGTAGGGGAACTCCAGGACATAGCCCTGCGAGGTCGCGAAGACGTTCTGGGACGGATCGACCGCGACCCCCTGGGGCAGGTTGACGCCGATGATGTTCGAGGAAGCGACCAGGGTCGGGGTGACCGTGGGGGTGAAGGTGTCCGTGGGCGTATCGGTCGCGGTGGCGACCCCGCCGCCCTGGATGACCAGGTGGTAGTCCCCGTCGGTGCCCAGGCCGTAAGCATCATCGGCGTGCACTACCACCCAATAGTCCCCGGCCGGGAGCTGGGTCGTGAGGCTGTTGGGGGAGGACCCGGGATTGGGCGAGTACTGGTAGACCTGGGTGACCCCATAGGTCGTGTCGTAATTCCACAGCTCGAAGTCGACCTTCGCGGCGCCCGACCCGTCGTCATAGCAGTCCGTGGAGATGGTGTAGAGGCCGTTGTCGGTGCCGGCCGTGAAATGCCAGGTATTGTCCTGGTTGTCCAGGTAATAGCGGATGCTGCCGGCCCCCACCGCGTCCGTCCCCGCGGAGACCGTCCCCAGGTCGGTGGCGGTCGCCAGGTCGTTCTGGTCGTTGGAGGCGGCCTGGATGGGCTTGGGCAGGGAAACGGGGGCCAAGTTGCAGTTGGGGGTGAAGGTGGAGACCTTCAGGTTGAACCCGCCCTGATCGTTGTAGGTGGAGCCGTCCACCACCAGGTAATAGGTGCCGGGTTTCAGGCGGGTGGTGATCAGCGGCGGCGTCTGCCAGAACTGGTAGTAATAGGAATAGTAGACGAAATTGGGGTCCGTCAGGGCGATGGTCGTCGAGGGGTCGTTCGGCTTGGTCCTGAGGTAAAGCACCCCGGCGGCGCTGGTGTACATGGAACCCGTGTAATAGACGTCGGTCGTCAGCTCGAAACGCATCTGCTTGGGTTCGGTGAGGGTGAATTTATAGGTCACGTCGGGGGCTCCCACGCCCCAGGAATCGCCGTTGACCGCCTCACTGGTGTGGTCCTGGCCGCCCGAGGTGGTCCCGTAGATCAAGTTGCCGGTGTCGATGAAGGACGTGATGTCCTGGGTCCCGCCCGGCGTGGGGCTGGGGGAGGCGAACAAGGTCCCCGTGGGGGTCGCCGTCGGAGTGGCGCTGGGCGTGCCCGTCGGGGGATAGGTCGTCGAGGGCGTATAGGACCCGGATTGCTGGACCGTCAAACGGTAGTCCCCGTCGGACCCATCGGCGATGGCATAGACCGCGACGTAATAGGTGCCCGCCGCCAGGGGCTTGGCCAGTTGGTCCAGGGTGTCGGTGCCCGGCGATACATCCACCAGCTTCTTGTTGCCGTCATAGAGGTCGAAGGCCACCCGGTCCTTGTTGGCCCCCGCTTCGTCGAACCCGTCCAGGGAGAAGGTGTAGAGGCCGTCCGAGGAGGCCGTGAACTTCCACACGTTCACGTCGCTCAACTGGTACCTCACCCGGCCCTGGGCCGCCGCATCCGTCCCCACCGAGACCCCGCCCAGGTCGGTGGCGTTGGAGAAATAGGTGTCATCGGTGTTGTTGACGCCGTCGGTCACGGGCGCGGCGGAGGTCACGATGGAGGTGACCGGGGCGAAGGTCGAAAGGGTCAGCTGGTAGGGACCGTAATCGCCCGGTCCGTAACCGTCCAGGTATAGGCGATAGGTCCCCGCGGCCAGGAGGCCCGTGGCCAGGGTCGACCGGGTGCCGCCGCAATAATTCGAGTCATCCCCCAGGCCGACCACGGTCGCCCCCGTCGAGTCGGTCAGGGTGAGCACCGTGTCGAAGCCGGATCCGCAGGCATTGATGAAGAGGCGGGAATCGGTCGCCAGGGTGAAGGAGAAGCCCTGGTCCTGGGCCCCGTCCCCGAAGCTCCCCCCATCGCCCAGGGCGGCACTGAAGGTATCGGCCAGGTCCGTGGTATCCCCCGTCACCGGCGCCCCGTCGATGTTGGCCGTGATATCCAGGATCGGTTGGTCGGGGGTGGGGGTCGGGGTCACGCCCGCTTGGGTGATGCTCAGGGTGAAGGGCCCCTGCCAGCCATTGTCAAAACCATCCACCACCACGTAATAGGTCCCCGGCGACAGGAACTGGTCGAAATCGGAATTCAGGCCGTTGTTCGGCCCGCAGGCCTGGTCCTCGGTATCGTCGTTGAAGTTGAGCTCTTGCGGGTTCGCCGGATCGCAATTGGACAAGAGGTAAAGGACCGTATCCCCGTTCGGGTCACTGGTGCAGACCTGGAAATGGAGGTTCTGCGGGCTGTTGACCACCAACCGGTAGACGTAATCCCCCGATCCCACGCCGTAATCATCGATCTGGTAATGGTCCGGCTGGGTGCTCAAATCGCCGTTCACCGGCGCCCAGATGGAGACCGGCAGCGCGTTGGCAAGGCAATCCCAGGGGGTCGCGGTGTCGGTGGCCGTGTCCGTGGCCGTATCGGTGGGGGTCTGGGTCGCGGTGGCGGTGGCCGAATCGGTCGGGCTCGAGGAGGCCGTGTCGGTGGCGCTATCGGTCGCCGAGGGGGTGGCGGTCGAGGAAACGGTGTCCGTCGCGCTGTCCGTCGCGGTCGAGGAGGCGGTCGAGGTCCCCGTGGAGGTCGGGCTATTGGCGAAGGTGTCGGTGGGCGTGGACGTGGTGGTGGAAGTGGCCGTCCAAGTGGGCGAATCGGTGGCCGAGGCGGTCGGGGAGGAGGTGGCGGTGGAAGTGGCCGTATCCGTCGTTGTATCGGTCGCCGTATTGAACGCGGTATCGGTGGCCGAA includes:
- a CDS encoding SMP-30/gluconolactonase/LRE family protein, whose product is MLLGIAFLTGCGNNAQSPVAPVRPESLTVSIPLSSEIKANLLGSSTNDLLYRFTAKGQSPIAGSVGPFSTSGSSGSVFFKATLPSGPDWLLAVELVDHPTQGPLALGAADLPSGSSTGSVSIEMGSIARNCYNISTWNDPSGSSFSFMNEALTPSTMAGGYDISLNPNGSGGFVLQAIGAAVSIAYLGNGPLVDFASAPVSGYLGDSGSAKLTAGAGVSILQNNDVYCVQLGATTHAWLQVINSGSTLQGPSFRFRLNTTVPYYAYDRITSDTSGNCITPYPTYTATATDTFTPTVTATPTLSPTFTGTFTDTDTPTITDTPTATSTGTDSWTPTDTPTFTATSSATPTPTLTFTDTAVNTATDTATSTTSSTPTSTPTLTPTSSPTATSTFSATDTAFNTATDTTTDTATSTATSSPTASATDSPTWTATSTTTSTPTDTFANSPTSTGTSTASSTATDSATDTVSSTATPSATDSATDTASSSPTDSATATATQTPTDTATDTATDTATPWDCLANALPVSIWAPVNGDLSTQPDHYQIDDYGVGSGDYVYRLVVNSPQNLHFQVCTSDPNGDTVLYLLSNCDPANPQELNFNDDTEDQACGPNNGLNSDFDQFLSPGTYYVVVDGFDNGWQGPFTLSITQAGVTPTPTPDQPILDITANIDGAPVTGDTTDLADTFSAALGDGGSFGDGAQDQGFSFTLATDSRLFINACGSGFDTVLTLTDSTGATVVGLGDDSNYCGGTRSTLATGLLAAGTYRLYLDGYGPGDYGPYQLTLSTFAPVTSIVTSAAPVTDGVNNTDDTYFSNATDLGGVSVGTDAAAQGRVRYQLSDVNVWKFTASSDGLYTFSLDGFDEAGANKDRVAFDLYDGNKKLVDVSPGTDTLDQLAKPLAAGTYYVAVYAIADGSDGDYRLTVQQSGSYTPSTTYPPTGTPSATPTATPTGTLFASPSPTPGGTQDITSFIDTGNLIYGTTSGGQDHTSEAVNGDSWGVGAPDVTYKFTLTEPKQMRFELTTDVYYTGSMYTSAAGVLYLRTKPNDPSTTIALTDPNFVYYSYYYQFWQTPPLITTRLKPGTYYLVVDGSTYNDQGGFNLKVSTFTPNCNLAPVSLPKPIQAASNDQNDLATATDLGTVSAGTDAVGAGSIRYYLDNQDNTWHFTAGTDNGLYTISTDCYDDGSGAAKVDFELWNYDTTYGVTQVYQYSPNPGSSPNSLTTQLPAGDYWVVVHADDAYGLGTDGDYHLVIQGGGVATATDTPTDTFTPTVTPTLVASSNIIGVNLPQGVAVDPSQNVFATSQGYVLEFPYSGGVYGAPVTQVTVGYTGIMAANGAGTTIYAENNYNSIGIYGWNGSQFVTVGTITGLYYPEQVSLDAAGNLYVADTNNYYIKKFNAAGGFLTQWSTYVYPYYSYPTGVAVDGAGNLFISMYGANEIVKWDPAGSPIAQWGITGAGDGQFNGPYNIAIDPSGHVFVADANNERIQEFDGQGNFIGKWGSYGTGSGQFYNANTVVSDAFGNIYATDYSNNRVQKFSVSSLPATPTLTPTATSTPTATATSTPLPDQDVSSHITSGLPVPGDTTGAFPGAGVTVGGDGFGLGSGQAVYTFTPPADGQYFISLCGAPFDSVLYLTDASGTSVISLADDSPYCGTPASSLVTGTLSAASQYRLVVTGFGSGDFGAYSLVLAPFSPLTTVATGASPLSSGVTDIDDAYFTNATDLGTVSSGLDAAGTGNVNDHLNPVNTWKFTAGSDGTYLITVDGYDDGTGKDLAAFDLYDGSDRFLGASGDGTPSNQVLMNMTTGQVLKIAVYSAADGSDGNYRLVVQNTSSTFLTPTGTPTPAPTQVIQDITANIDGPEILDDTTGHPDNYNQSATIVGEGTYVETWGDGAPDIAYRFTLTQPKALKIDFGPYGRSVDFTVYLRTKLNDPSSVLALADDPESEDPIMVTRTLKPGTYYLILDGRNEDAQGPFRLSLQTFQLGCGYYGTQAPVQEVEPNDYNYGYTSYTTLSSSLSAGQTVVGKGSVGFYRDGTDSWFFHAPDDGLFYNMALDCYDDGTHPQRMGFDLYQWQGGENSWSFYDSSADTTYPNGLGETLPAGDYLVVVYSNANGTDGDYRLVVEAGAVPTPTGTPTDTLTPTDTPTPGVPLAPPPFLTQWGALYDPFYYPLGAAMNPAGTVLYVTDSVNGRVEKFDPYGNYLGDLGYGPGSGSGQFSGPNGIAVDPWGNIYVADSYNHRIEKFKADGTPDGWLGTNGVYGAKQGQFNTPSGLAVDGAGNLYVSDTNNYRIQKFDAQGRFIVQWGTLNPSPSSKGRYYPPRGIAVDGSGAVYVVGDNTSQVMKYQPQNGGRSYSNAVGSDIPGGLGQGYGLAVDGAGHLFVTTYYNLSELDLNGNLLAQWGGYGYGSGQFYYPNGVALGPDGSVYVVDTYNNLIQKFGQSVPVGTATSTPYPTFTATQTPDGSTPTDTPTPTDSPTATFTPTVTSTSTPVGVGGVPVTFTGDTTGLSDARSVTVNGDIWGQGAPDRAYQVHLSSPQALFLSLCGSGFDSALYVLDGTQQVIDFADDSSYCGGSLSDPALSSSLVTGVLPAGDYTIVVDGFGLGEYGAFSLVVSPFTPQAGPYSPVSSPLSSGVTNLDDVGFTNATDLGTLPDGGDLVGLGNVKYWLKPVNVWKFTVAYPGENVEGILDDFDDASGKALLGFEVYDAQGNQRATVEGGHPVDDGSGALGPGTYYLVVYALSDGNDGDYRLVLKGQGLADTPTFTPTLTATPTNSPTPGPTQVADITGNIDGAPVTGDTTGAPNNHSEFATVGGSPAYWGVDGPDRVFKFTLAQAKELLFQLTSNSNSAMLYLRTKPDDPTTTISLVDSSAVSYLANGYLISMVTPRLAAGTYYLVVDSDYDYDQGPFVLKASVFLPLCGLSPASTPLSIDPASNDGNNLANNTYLGTLGSGGDAVGSGNVRYYLGDQQNVWRFTAVDNGLYRIAVDCYDDKGGWDSVGFDLLDGSGNFIDSSDDNSSPNQLLETLSGDSDYYVVVASNRPGSDGHYHLVLQGPSTLASANPPAYVTSWTGGGPGPIDHFGDPNGLALDHSGNLYVADAGNGLAWKFNTFDGVNYNAVTQFNGFYNDYGVAVDNAGNLYVADSEDHRVVKYDPAGNFLRSFGTEGSGSGQFEVAAAVAVGPSGQVYVSDRDNDRVERFNGQGVFLGQWGGHGSGPGQFSNPGGISCDTAGNVYVVDSYNNRIQKFDGTGHFLLQWGGNGGQAGKFNGPNGVAVDASGHVYVSDGYNARVQEFDTSGQYLTQWNTTSPSNYLSYPSGVAVDDAGNVFVSDSGNGQVVKYGSAAGGYITPTPGSPTATPTITNTPTPSLTPTVTPTPPYVLSTTWTTFNGSDSFNNPTGIAVDGSSNVYVADSYNHRMLKFDPLGNYLTQFAGSGGIQYFPEALSVNAAGTTVYTTDNGQAQQAQAFYQNGGSYSFAWGTFVNSPSGIAPDTAGHVFVAQGGGIGYNHLIELNDLGSSVTQWAGCCNGPGYFGNLVGVAATSDGVTVYGIDNGNYVNIYTFDGSNYNYLSQFSVPGVDGLSAIMLDPTGNVYVVGRYGGQIAKFTSTGGFLYEFGDGSVYGGGIALDPAGNIYETDSGGNRVLKFAPVP